A genomic region of Glycine max cultivar Williams 82 chromosome 15, Glycine_max_v4.0, whole genome shotgun sequence contains the following coding sequences:
- the LOC112997600 gene encoding peroxidase 15, which yields MKVTVVCCVLVVLVGALPFSSDAQLDPSFYRDTCPTVHSIVREVVRNVSKSDPRMLASLIRLHFHDCFVQGCDASILLNNTATIESEQQAFPNNNSIRGLDVVNQIKTAVENACPGVVSCADILALAAEISSVLAHGPDWKVPLGRRDSLTANRTLANQNLPAPFFNLTQLKDAFAVQGLNTTDLVALSGAHTIGKAQCRFFVDRLYNFSNTGNPDPTLNTTYLQTLSAICPNGGPGTNLTNFDPTTPDTLDKNYYSNLQVHKGLLQSDQELFSTTGADTISIVNSFSSNQTLFFENFKASMIKMGNIGVLTGSQGEIRQQCNFVNGNSAGLATLATKESSEYGMVSSI from the exons atgaaagtaacAGTTGTGTGTTGTGTATTGGTTGTGCTAGTTGGTGCACTACCATTCTCTTCAGATGCACAACTAGACCCCTCCTTTTATAGGGACACATGTCCCACAGTGCATTCTATTGTACGTGAAGTTGTTAGAAACGTTTCTAAATCAGACCCCCGAATGCTTGCTAGTCTCATAAGGCTCCACTTTCATGACTGCTTTGTTCAA GGCTGTGATGCATCAATTTTGTTGAACAACACTGCCACAATAGAAAGTGAGCAACAAGCTTTTCCAAACAACAACTCAATAAGAGGTTTGGATGTTGTGAACCAGATCAAGACTGCGGTGGAAAATGCTTGTCCTGGTGTTGTTTCTTGTGCTGATATTCTTGCCCTTGCTGCTGAGATATCTTCTGTTCTG GCTCATGGTCCTGATTGGAAAGTTCCATTGGGTAGAAGGGACAGTTTAACAGCAAACAgaacacttgcaaatcaaaaTCTTCCAGCTCCATTCTTCAATCTTACTCAACTCAAAGATGCCTTTGCTGTTCAAGGTCTCAACACTACTGATCTAGTAGCACTCTCAG GTGCTCATACAATTGGCAAAGCTCAGTGCAGATTTTTCGTCGACCGATTATACAATTTCAGCAACACTGGCAACCCTGATCCAACTCTTAACACAACCTACTTGCAAACACTTAGTGCAATATGCCCCAATGGTGGACCTGGCACTAACCTCACCAATTTTGACCCAACCACACCTGACACATTGGACAAGAACTACTACTCCAATCTTCAGGTTCACAAGGGCTTGCTTCAGAGTGATCAAGAGCTGTTTTCCACAACCGGTGCCGATACCATATCCATTGTCAATAGCTTCAGCAGTAACCAAACTCTTTTCTTTGAGAACTTCAAGGCTTCAATGATAAAAATGGGTAACATTGGAGTGCTAACGGGATCTCAAGGAGAAATCAGACAACAATGTAATTTTGTTAATGGGAATTCTGCTGGACTGGCCACTCTGGCCACCAAAGAATCATCAGAATATGGCATGGTTAGCTCAATCTAA